The Hyphomicrobiales bacterium genome has a window encoding:
- a CDS encoding Haloacid dehalogenase yields MSRLTTIGFDADDTLWQNEQFFRMTEDRFVALLGEHGEAAEISGRLLEAEKRNLGFYGFGIKGFVLSMIETAIEITDGQVPAAVIAEILAAGREMAAHPVETLPHVRETLEALSGDYRLVLITKGDLFDQERKLAQSGLGDFFHAVEIVSDKKAATYARLFARHGDGAGQAMMVGNSLKSDILPALEAGSWAVHVPHDLTWALEHAEEPAGHIRYRKIGDLGGLSEILRELGASG; encoded by the coding sequence ATGTCTCGACTGACCACCATCGGCTTCGATGCCGACGACACGCTCTGGCAGAACGAGCAGTTCTTCCGGATGACGGAGGATCGCTTCGTCGCGCTTCTCGGCGAGCATGGCGAGGCCGCCGAGATATCCGGCCGCCTGCTGGAGGCGGAAAAGCGCAATCTCGGATTCTACGGCTTCGGCATCAAGGGCTTCGTGCTCTCGATGATCGAGACGGCGATCGAGATCACCGATGGTCAGGTCCCGGCCGCGGTCATCGCCGAGATCCTCGCCGCCGGCCGCGAGATGGCGGCGCATCCGGTCGAGACGCTGCCGCATGTCCGCGAGACGCTCGAAGCTTTGTCCGGCGACTACCGGCTCGTACTCATCACCAAGGGCGATCTGTTCGACCAGGAGCGCAAGCTCGCCCAATCCGGCCTCGGAGACTTCTTCCATGCCGTCGAGATCGTCAGCGACAAGAAGGCCGCGACCTACGCCCGCCTCTTCGCTCGCCATGGGGACGGGGCAGGGCAGGCGATGATGGTCGGCAACTCGCTGAAGTCGGATATCCTGCCGGCGTTGGAGGCGGGTTCGTGGGCCGTCCATGTCCCGCACGACCTCACCTGGGCGCTGGAACATGCCGAGGAGCCGGCGGGGCATATCCGTTATCGCAAGATCGGCGACCTCGGTGGGCTGAGCGAAATCCTGCGAGAACTCGGCGCGTCCGGGTGA
- the cspE gene encoding transcription antiterminator and regulator of RNA stability: protein MNKGTVKWFNSTKGYGFITPENGGQDVFVHISAVERAGLRELRDGQVVSYELVADRKTGKTSAGNLVVA, encoded by the coding sequence ATGAACAAGGGCACCGTGAAGTGGTTCAACTCCACCAAGGGCTACGGCTTCATCACCCCTGAGAACGGCGGCCAGGACGTGTTCGTCCACATCAGCGCCGTCGAGCGCGCCGGCCTGCGCGAGCTGCGCGACGGCCAGGTCGTCTCCTACGAACTCGTTGCCGATCGCAAGACCGGCAAGACCTCGGCCGGCAACCTCGTCGTCGCCTGA
- the rhlE gene encoding ATP-dependent RNA helicase RhlE, translated as MTKFTELGLAEPLLKALATEGYETPTPIQAQAIPHILQGRDLLGAAQTGTGKTAAFALPMLHRLLGKPRQMPARAVRVLILSPTRELSAQIEASVRGYAQFTTLKSTVIFGGVPVGKQIRALGEKVDILVATPGRLLDLVDQRAVSLREIEFLVLDEADQMLDLGFIHALRRIATLIPKERQTLLFSATMPKPIRDIASAYLTNPVEVAVTPVATTAEKIDQRVIFTEPNDKPALLAKTLNVPDLERAIVFTRTKHGADKVVRQLGQSGIEAAAIHGNKSQGQRERALGAFRDGSLRILVATDIAARGIDVDGVSHVVNYDLPNVPETYVHRIGRTARAGADGVAIAFCTPEERGDFAAIEKLTGVKPTPVGEVPYWDGRTPKKPQQNRGGRGGQPRPQGQGRPQGQQAQRPEQGKRQDQGKRHEQGGHRNHAGGARQERHERPRNPERAPRPEQAATRKDGVSAKEGLGGVAFLQQRTQQPRTNGARRRAR; from the coding sequence TTGACCAAATTTACCGAACTCGGCCTCGCCGAGCCGCTCCTCAAGGCGCTCGCGACCGAGGGCTATGAAACGCCCACGCCGATCCAGGCGCAGGCCATCCCCCACATTCTCCAGGGCCGCGACCTGCTCGGCGCCGCCCAGACCGGAACCGGCAAGACGGCGGCCTTCGCCCTGCCGATGCTGCATCGGCTGCTCGGCAAGCCGCGCCAGATGCCGGCCCGCGCCGTGCGCGTCCTCATCCTGTCGCCGACGCGCGAGCTTTCGGCCCAGATCGAGGCCAGTGTTCGCGGCTATGCCCAGTTCACTACGCTGAAGTCGACGGTGATCTTCGGCGGCGTGCCCGTCGGCAAGCAGATCCGCGCGCTCGGCGAGAAGGTCGACATCCTGGTCGCCACGCCCGGCCGCCTGCTCGACCTCGTCGACCAGCGCGCCGTCTCGCTGCGCGAGATCGAGTTCCTCGTCCTCGACGAGGCCGACCAGATGCTCGACCTCGGCTTCATCCATGCGCTGCGCCGCATTGCGACGCTGATCCCGAAGGAGCGCCAGACGCTGCTCTTCTCGGCGACCATGCCGAAGCCGATCCGCGATATCGCCTCCGCCTACCTGACCAATCCGGTCGAGGTCGCGGTGACGCCCGTCGCCACGACGGCTGAGAAGATCGACCAGCGCGTCATCTTCACCGAGCCGAACGACAAGCCGGCCCTGCTGGCGAAGACGCTGAACGTGCCCGATCTCGAGCGCGCGATCGTCTTCACCCGCACCAAGCACGGTGCCGACAAGGTCGTGCGTCAGCTCGGTCAGTCCGGCATCGAGGCGGCGGCGATCCACGGCAACAAGAGCCAGGGCCAGCGCGAGCGCGCGCTCGGCGCCTTCCGCGACGGTTCGCTGCGCATCCTCGTTGCGACCGATATCGCGGCCCGCGGCATCGACGTCGACGGCGTCAGCCATGTCGTCAACTACGACCTGCCGAACGTGCCGGAGACCTATGTCCACCGCATCGGCCGCACGGCGCGTGCCGGCGCCGACGGCGTCGCCATCGCCTTCTGCACCCCGGAAGAGCGTGGCGATTTCGCCGCGATCGAGAAGCTGACCGGCGTCAAGCCGACTCCGGTCGGCGAGGTGCCCTATTGGGACGGTCGCACCCCCAAGAAGCCGCAGCAGAATCGCGGCGGACGCGGCGGGCAGCCCCGGCCGCAGGGGCAGGGGCGCCCGCAGGGCCAGCAGGCCCAGCGCCCGGAGCAGGGCAAGCGTCAGGACCAGGGCAAGCGCCACGAGCAGGGCGGCCATCGCAACCATGCCGGTGGCGCCCGCCAGGAGCGCCATGAGCGGCCCCGCAATCCCGAGCGCGCTCCGCGCCCGGAGCAGGCCGCCACGCGAAAAGACGGTGTCTCGGCAAAAGAAGGGCTTGGCGGCGTCGCGTTCTTGCAGCAAAGAACACAGCAACCACGCACCAACGGCGCCCGGCGGCGCGCGCGCTGA